The Marinilongibacter aquaticus genome has a window encoding:
- a CDS encoding epimerase, with product MNLKVIITGATGMVGEGALLSCLADSRVSEILVIGRKSCNRSHPKLKELLLADFSELTSHQADLARYEACFFCAGVSSIGKNEEEFTKLTYDLVVPFARTFSEINPKATFIYVSGKGTDSSENGRQMWARVKGKTENDLLKLPFKAVYNFRPGFMKPIRGQKNVPGFAKIFGALHPIWLLLLPDWACTLDEVAKAMLNSTIYGFSKNQIEVPDIKKLAQ from the coding sequence ATGAACCTGAAAGTGATAATCACGGGAGCCACTGGCATGGTAGGCGAAGGTGCCCTGCTCAGTTGCTTAGCAGACTCCCGCGTTTCCGAAATATTGGTAATCGGTCGAAAGAGCTGCAACAGATCGCACCCCAAATTGAAAGAATTGCTCTTAGCTGATTTTTCTGAATTAACCTCCCATCAAGCGGATTTAGCCCGATACGAAGCCTGTTTCTTTTGTGCGGGTGTAAGTTCGATCGGTAAAAACGAGGAAGAGTTCACCAAACTCACCTATGACCTTGTCGTTCCCTTTGCCCGAACTTTCTCGGAAATCAATCCGAAAGCCACGTTCATTTACGTTTCGGGAAAAGGCACAGACAGTAGCGAAAACGGGCGACAAATGTGGGCCCGTGTCAAAGGAAAAACCGAAAATGATCTTCTGAAATTGCCCTTTAAAGCCGTTTACAATTTTAGACCGGGTTTTATGAAGCCAATTCGTGGACAGAAAAATGTACCGGGTTTTGCCAAAATATTCGGGGCATTGCACCCGATATGGTTGCTGCTCCTACCCGATTGGGCCTGCACTTTGGACGAAGTGGCCAAGGCCATGCTCAACAGTACAATTTATGGCTTTTCTAAAAATCAGATAGAAGTGCCCGACATCAAAAAACTGGCCCAGTGA
- a CDS encoding MBL fold metallo-hydrolase, whose protein sequence is MIILISCIAILVLGVFLFMQQASFGATAKGERLERIKASPNYKEGKFRNLEERPTLAEGHSMWGEGMDFLFKKHPRVSPTDPIPSVHTDLKSLPLEKDLAVWFGHSAIYFQLQGKRFLIDPTFSGKASPIPGSVEAFAGSNVYQAEDMPAIDYLLISHDHYDHLDYPTILALKGKVKKVICGLGGGAHFARWGYSPEQIVEKDWYETEILESGIKVHCEPTHHDAGRGFTRAQALWMSFLIESPDLKIYLNGDGGYDQYYKVIGEKYGPIDWAMIEDGQYNKAWQSVHKLPDEVIQATLDVQAKNMIPIHNSKFTLAKHPWDEPLKEVSRLSEGQPYKLATPMIGEVVFLKDSSQVFKKWWEGIN, encoded by the coding sequence ATGATTATTCTAATATCCTGCATCGCAATTTTGGTGCTGGGCGTATTCTTATTTATGCAACAAGCCAGTTTTGGAGCTACAGCAAAAGGCGAAAGACTGGAAAGAATAAAGGCTTCGCCGAATTATAAAGAAGGTAAATTCAGAAATCTTGAAGAAAGACCCACGTTGGCCGAAGGTCATAGCATGTGGGGAGAAGGTATGGATTTCCTCTTCAAAAAACACCCGCGGGTGAGTCCCACGGATCCGATCCCTTCGGTGCACACAGATTTAAAATCCCTCCCGCTCGAAAAAGATTTGGCGGTGTGGTTCGGGCATTCCGCCATTTATTTTCAATTGCAAGGCAAACGCTTTTTGATCGATCCTACTTTTAGTGGAAAAGCCTCTCCTATTCCGGGCTCGGTTGAAGCCTTTGCAGGAAGCAATGTTTATCAGGCCGAAGATATGCCAGCTATCGATTACCTCTTGATTTCGCACGATCATTATGATCACCTCGACTACCCCACCATTTTGGCCCTAAAAGGCAAGGTCAAAAAAGTGATTTGCGGACTTGGCGGCGGTGCACATTTTGCCCGTTGGGGTTATTCTCCTGAGCAAATTGTCGAAAAAGATTGGTACGAAACCGAAATACTGGAATCGGGCATAAAAGTGCATTGCGAACCCACCCACCACGATGCCGGTCGCGGATTTACACGTGCTCAAGCACTTTGGATGTCTTTCCTCATCGAATCGCCGGATTTGAAAATCTACCTCAATGGCGACGGAGGTTACGATCAATATTACAAAGTAATTGGCGAAAAATATGGACCAATTGACTGGGCCATGATCGAAGATGGGCAATACAATAAGGCGTGGCAGTCGGTACACAAGCTACCCGATGAAGTGATACAGGCCACACTGGATGTGCAGGCGAAAAACATGATTCCCATTCACAATTCGAAATTCACTTTGGCCAAACACCCTTGGGACGAACCCTTGAAAGAGGTAAGTCGCCTCTCCGAAGGGCAGCCCTATAAACTGGCCACGCCCATGATTGGGGAAGTTGTATTTTTAAAAGACAGTTCGCAAGTCTTCAAAAAATGGTGGGAAGGGATAAACTGA
- a CDS encoding helix-turn-helix domain-containing protein, whose product MKYTEIQSCYIGPEISPEQFIPEHFFLYLLEGKIEAFDGGKHYTLLPKQACLVRKNHLARYNKQKDSGSFGKVVVIFDEAFLRTFHEKYKPSAPFNGNEAFLPIKQHVVLHDFVESLQPLYRGEGQIAQEAAEQKREELLGLLLQLHPEYASVLFDFGKPGKVNLEAFMQKHYKFNVRTDRLAFLTGRSLSSFKRDFKAVFNETPSRWLVNRRLQEARFLLEQKQQKPSDFYLDLGFEDLSHFSFAFKKKFGLPPTAMPLDKYSI is encoded by the coding sequence ATGAAATATACCGAAATACAATCTTGCTATATCGGCCCAGAAATTTCGCCCGAGCAATTCATCCCAGAACACTTTTTCCTGTATCTGCTCGAAGGAAAAATCGAAGCATTTGATGGAGGAAAACACTATACGCTTTTGCCCAAACAAGCGTGCTTGGTACGCAAGAATCACCTCGCCCGATACAACAAGCAAAAAGACAGCGGCTCGTTCGGTAAAGTTGTGGTGATATTCGACGAAGCCTTTCTTCGCACTTTCCATGAAAAGTATAAACCAAGTGCTCCTTTTAATGGAAATGAGGCCTTTTTACCCATTAAGCAACATGTCGTTCTGCACGATTTCGTGGAATCCTTGCAGCCGCTTTACCGCGGTGAAGGCCAAATTGCCCAAGAAGCAGCCGAACAAAAACGAGAAGAACTTTTGGGCCTATTGCTGCAACTGCATCCCGAATATGCCTCTGTGCTCTTCGATTTTGGCAAACCGGGCAAAGTGAACCTCGAAGCGTTCATGCAAAAACATTACAAGTTCAATGTACGTACAGATCGTCTGGCTTTTCTGACTGGCCGCAGTTTGTCTTCTTTCAAACGCGATTTCAAAGCGGTTTTCAACGAAACACCAAGCCGCTGGCTGGTGAACAGAAGGTTGCAAGAAGCCCGATTTTTATTGGAACAAAAACAACAAAAGCCCAGCGACTTTTATTTGGATTTGGGCTTTGAAGACCTGTCCCATTTTTCCTTCGCATTCAAGAAAAAATTTGGTTTGCCGCCCACTGCTATGCCCCTTGACAAGTATTCGATATGA
- a CDS encoding NADPH-dependent FMN reductase, whose product MSSNRPKKTVFAVVGSASAHSSNEKLVQYIAGKIEDDIDFEIYTALKSLPPFDPTLSEKDTPLEVLAFRSKIQKADAVLICTPEYIFSIPSGLKNAFEWCVSTTVFSLKPTALITASANGQKGHEELQLIAKTLMANFKKEHTLLISGVKGKIDRAGEIRDISTKTAITHFLEAFKKLIFEQ is encoded by the coding sequence ATGAGTTCAAATCGACCAAAGAAAACAGTTTTTGCCGTTGTTGGCAGTGCGAGTGCCCACTCTTCCAACGAAAAATTGGTACAATATATCGCAGGAAAAATCGAGGACGACATTGATTTCGAAATCTATACCGCCCTTAAAAGTCTACCGCCTTTCGATCCTACACTTAGCGAAAAAGACACGCCATTGGAGGTGCTGGCCTTTCGAAGTAAAATTCAGAAAGCAGATGCCGTACTCATTTGCACGCCAGAGTATATTTTCAGTATTCCGAGTGGGCTAAAAAACGCCTTCGAATGGTGTGTGTCGACAACCGTTTTTTCGCTAAAACCCACAGCTCTCATAACCGCCTCGGCCAATGGCCAAAAAGGACATGAAGAACTACAACTGATTGCCAAAACCCTGATGGCCAATTTCAAGAAAGAACACACACTTTTGATTTCTGGCGTAAAAGGGAAAATCGACAGAGCAGGAGAAATACGCGATATATCGACCAAAACGGCGATCACACATTTTCTCGAAGCCTTTAAAAAGTTGATTTTCGAGCAATAA
- a CDS encoding DUF202 domain-containing protein: MKSFSELSLGDKLAIERTKLANERTFLAYFRTAFVFLISGVTVIKMDYFFEIRWLGFTFILLFPVVVFIGALRLNSVRKKINSSYL; encoded by the coding sequence ATGAAGTCATTCTCCGAGCTCTCGTTGGGCGATAAACTGGCCATTGAACGTACCAAACTGGCCAATGAACGCACATTTTTAGCCTATTTCCGTACGGCCTTCGTTTTCCTGATTTCGGGTGTCACCGTCATCAAAATGGACTATTTCTTCGAAATCCGTTGGCTGGGTTTCACATTCATCTTGCTGTTTCCTGTCGTCGTGTTCATCGGAGCACTCCGTTTGAATTCGGTGCGAAAGAAAATCAATTCAAGCTATCTTTAG
- a CDS encoding S9 family peptidase has translation MKCFLLLALGIFVLASCDKKEQTMQIDWPELTPPTAFKKEHFRTIHGDTVSDPYYWMYDYFGKGPDSQNVVDYLNAENQYLKAMMAPTDSLQASLFEEMKGRIKEKDESVPYLDNGYYYYTRTEDGQEYYKLCRKKGGLDAAEEVILDVDEMAKGKPYFDISDFAVSPDNKMVAFGADEVSRRQYTLYVKNLETGELLQDKIENTEGDPVWANDNRTLFYTAKNPVTLLSEKIYAHKLGNAAQKDKLVYEEADKSNYIGVYRSKNGQWILIHSQATLSSEVRILDANQPDKAFKVFEPRMKETIYSVTPLDDRFLILTNEGDAENFKVMECPLDATGKDNWNTYIPHSKDVLIEGLEEFADFVVVQQRRKGLTEIEVRNLKNGENHSISFDEPTYDASVTQNKEYKTDGLRFRYTSLITPSSIYDYDLGTKDRKLMKQQEVLGGYDPSQYESERLYATARDGVEVPISIVYKKGFRKNGKSPVLEYAYGSYGYSMDASFSSARLSLLDRGFAYAIAHIRGGQELGRKWYLDGKLMKKENTFYDFIDCGKYLIEKGYTSAEHLYANGGSAGGLLMGAVANMAPEQYNGIIADVPFVDVVNTMLDEDIPLTTNEYDEWGNPNEKEAYFYMKSYSPYENVEAKAYPNILVTTGLHDSQVQYFEPAKWVAKLREMKTDNKLLLLKTNMDFGHGGASGRFDYLHDVALRWAFFCALEGIQN, from the coding sequence ATGAAATGCTTTTTACTTTTGGCCTTGGGCATTTTTGTGCTCGCTTCTTGTGATAAAAAGGAACAGACTATGCAAATCGACTGGCCGGAGCTTACTCCACCAACTGCTTTTAAAAAGGAACATTTCAGAACCATTCATGGCGACACCGTATCCGATCCTTATTATTGGATGTACGATTATTTTGGCAAAGGCCCAGACAGCCAAAACGTGGTAGACTATTTGAATGCCGAAAACCAATATCTGAAAGCCATGATGGCTCCTACAGACAGTTTGCAGGCTTCGCTTTTTGAAGAGATGAAGGGGAGAATAAAGGAAAAAGATGAAAGCGTACCTTATCTCGACAACGGCTATTATTATTATACGCGTACCGAAGACGGACAAGAATATTATAAACTGTGCCGCAAAAAGGGCGGTTTGGATGCCGCCGAAGAGGTGATTTTGGATGTGGATGAAATGGCCAAAGGGAAACCGTATTTCGATATCAGCGATTTTGCTGTAAGTCCAGACAATAAGATGGTGGCCTTTGGTGCCGACGAGGTGTCGAGAAGGCAATATACATTGTATGTGAAAAATCTGGAAACGGGCGAGTTGCTGCAAGATAAAATCGAAAATACAGAGGGCGATCCCGTATGGGCGAACGACAACCGCACCCTTTTCTATACCGCGAAAAACCCGGTGACTTTGCTCTCGGAAAAGATTTATGCTCACAAATTGGGCAATGCGGCCCAAAAAGACAAACTCGTATACGAAGAGGCCGATAAAAGCAATTATATCGGTGTGTACCGCAGCAAGAATGGGCAGTGGATTCTAATTCATTCGCAAGCCACATTGTCTTCCGAGGTGCGGATTTTGGATGCCAACCAACCGGATAAGGCGTTCAAGGTTTTTGAGCCACGTATGAAGGAAACCATTTACAGTGTCACCCCGCTCGACGACCGCTTTTTGATTTTGACAAACGAAGGCGATGCCGAGAATTTCAAAGTAATGGAATGCCCTTTGGACGCAACGGGAAAGGACAATTGGAACACCTATATACCCCACAGCAAAGATGTGTTGATCGAGGGGCTGGAAGAATTTGCGGATTTTGTGGTTGTGCAACAAAGGCGAAAGGGACTTACGGAAATCGAAGTGCGAAATCTGAAAAATGGCGAAAACCATTCGATTTCTTTTGATGAACCCACATACGATGCCAGCGTCACGCAGAATAAAGAATACAAAACAGACGGCTTGCGTTTTCGGTATACGTCGCTCATTACGCCGAGTTCCATTTACGATTATGATTTGGGCACAAAGGATCGTAAACTGATGAAACAGCAGGAAGTTTTAGGAGGATATGATCCATCGCAATACGAAAGCGAGAGACTCTATGCCACGGCACGCGATGGCGTAGAAGTGCCCATTTCGATTGTATATAAAAAAGGCTTTCGGAAAAACGGGAAAAGTCCCGTATTGGAATATGCCTACGGCTCTTACGGCTATAGCATGGATGCCTCTTTCAGCAGTGCCCGATTGAGTTTGCTCGATCGCGGTTTTGCGTATGCCATTGCCCACATTCGTGGTGGACAGGAATTGGGAAGAAAATGGTATTTGGATGGCAAGTTGATGAAAAAGGAAAATACCTTCTACGATTTCATTGATTGCGGAAAATACCTGATTGAAAAGGGCTACACTTCGGCCGAGCATCTTTATGCCAACGGAGGTTCTGCGGGAGGATTGCTCATGGGTGCTGTGGCGAATATGGCCCCAGAGCAGTACAATGGGATAATCGCCGATGTCCCTTTCGTGGATGTAGTGAATACGATGCTTGATGAGGACATTCCACTCACGACCAACGAATACGATGAATGGGGCAATCCGAATGAAAAAGAGGCTTACTTTTATATGAAGAGTTATTCGCCGTATGAAAATGTTGAAGCCAAGGCTTATCCGAATATTTTGGTCACCACGGGTTTGCACGACAGCCAGGTGCAATATTTCGAGCCGGCAAAATGGGTGGCCAAGCTACGCGAGATGAAAACGGACAACAAATTGCTGCTGCTTAAAACCAATATGGATTTTGGGCACGGCGGGGCTTCTGGGCGGTTCGATTACCTGCACGATGTGGCTTTGCGTTGGGCTTTTTTCTGTGCTTTGGAGGGCATTCAAAACTAA
- a CDS encoding YheT family hydrolase produces the protein MKSAEKHSLKPPFWQFNGHVQTIYPSLYRKIEVPYVRERLELDDGDFLNLDWLQKGSDKLAIVTHGLEGDSTRPYVTGMLQTLVQAGFDGLGWNCRSCGGEMNRLPRFYHHGDSEDLRAVVEHAIKAHGYKEIMLVGFSMGGNITLRLMAEFPESVPNQISKALAVSSPIDLYSSVTELNKSGKRFYMRRFIRKLGKKIEIKSKLFPEHPNLDFANYKQLVKCFEDFDNRYTAPLHGYKNAMDFYEKATVKPILHRIRKPTFILQAMNDPFLGEACFRLDEPLEHVQLVLTAKGGHVGFMQQENKMTFAEKFALQIAQKEKHP, from the coding sequence GTGAAAAGTGCGGAAAAGCATAGTTTAAAGCCTCCTTTCTGGCAATTCAATGGACATGTCCAAACCATTTACCCCAGTTTATACCGCAAAATCGAAGTGCCTTATGTACGAGAACGCCTGGAACTGGATGACGGTGATTTTTTGAATCTCGATTGGCTCCAGAAAGGTTCGGATAAACTGGCCATTGTAACGCACGGTTTGGAAGGCGACTCCACCCGGCCTTATGTCACGGGTATGTTGCAAACTTTGGTGCAAGCTGGATTCGACGGCCTCGGCTGGAATTGCCGCAGTTGCGGCGGTGAAATGAACCGGCTGCCCAGATTTTATCATCATGGCGATTCTGAAGACTTACGGGCCGTGGTTGAGCATGCCATTAAAGCCCACGGTTACAAAGAAATCATGCTGGTGGGTTTCAGTATGGGCGGCAACATCACCTTGCGGCTGATGGCCGAATTCCCGGAATCTGTCCCCAATCAAATTTCCAAGGCCTTGGCCGTTTCTTCGCCAATCGACCTTTACAGCTCGGTGACCGAACTCAACAAAAGCGGGAAACGCTTCTATATGCGGCGTTTTATTCGGAAACTGGGAAAGAAAATCGAAATCAAATCCAAGCTTTTTCCCGAGCACCCGAATCTCGATTTTGCGAATTACAAACAGCTGGTGAAATGTTTTGAGGATTTCGACAACCGCTATACGGCTCCGCTCCACGGTTACAAAAACGCGATGGATTTCTACGAGAAAGCCACGGTCAAGCCCATTTTGCACCGCATCAGAAAACCGACCTTTATTCTTCAGGCTATGAACGACCCCTTCTTGGGTGAAGCCTGCTTTCGCCTAGACGAACCGCTTGAGCATGTGCAATTGGTTCTGACAGCAAAAGGAGGCCACGTAGGCTTTATGCAACAAGAAAACAAAATGACTTTTGCCGAAAAGTTTGCTCTTCAAATAGCCCAAAAAGAAAAACACCCCTAA
- a CDS encoding outer membrane beta-barrel family protein produces MKKLLLITSLTLFCLMAKAQSAGQISGVLLDDQSKPLPFANVLVLQSSDSTLVKASSSDEAGKFEIAEVPFGAYLLRFSSVGFKDFHSPKFELSAETPTMTFEPLKMQQNTNELAEVTVTAKKPFIEQQIDKTVLNVENSIVSSGNTALEVLEKAPGVLIDRQNDAIKLKNKSGVLVMIDGRKNYMSNETLMQFLSNMPSDQIASIEIITNPSSKYDASGNSGIINIKLKKNKAYGTNGSVSVAVGDAYIPNSVDDLYRASESLSINHRNKKWNIFANANSGRNAFYNDNHLMRSTNYEGLRSEFDQISKRHGSGMYYSGRLGADYFLSDKTTLGILLDGNGWDGKMNSTGLTNITEIMNGEQNYRSLIPNSDRDMKNLNLTGNFNVKHNFNDKGKEMTFDLDYSYFDNYAYQYFDTRYYNALDAGGEQDSTLIQQNRTPSKINIFASKLDFVIPVENKMKFEFGAKSSYVKTDNDFKFDYQADEQWVMDPRKTNHFIYTEFVNAAYVNFGKEWDKVGLQTGLRAEHTHSVANSVTLDNSVTRDYFNLFPTVFVNQKLGKDHAMRYSYSRRIGRPNYQQLNPFLFFLDPYTYERGNEYLTPQFTDNVELTYTLKNAISLSLGYAYTKDNIFDVIEQDDETRVTYQTSKNLQKVENYSANLSFPVPVTKWWRMQNNFSLYYAHFQDPDVSGGRLDVGQLAYNFYTSSTFTMKKGWSAEANMWYNSPTVYGIIRTTKPQFAVNAGIQKSLWEKKANIKLNVNDLFLNSFFNGAINYENVDLKISNRWTSRRATLTFTYNFGNQNVKSSRRRSTATDDLKSRVGGNN; encoded by the coding sequence ATGAAAAAGCTATTACTCATTACTTCCTTAACATTATTCTGTCTAATGGCCAAGGCTCAGAGTGCCGGACAGATCTCTGGTGTTCTTCTCGACGACCAATCGAAACCCTTGCCTTTTGCCAATGTACTTGTATTGCAAAGCTCGGACTCGACTTTGGTGAAGGCTTCTTCCTCGGATGAAGCGGGCAAATTCGAAATTGCCGAAGTGCCTTTTGGTGCCTATCTGCTACGTTTCTCTTCAGTGGGTTTCAAAGATTTTCATTCGCCTAAATTTGAATTGAGTGCCGAAACGCCAACCATGACTTTCGAGCCACTTAAAATGCAACAAAATACCAACGAGCTTGCCGAAGTGACGGTAACGGCCAAAAAGCCATTTATAGAACAACAGATCGACAAGACCGTATTGAATGTTGAAAACAGCATTGTTTCCAGTGGAAATACCGCTCTTGAGGTATTGGAAAAAGCCCCAGGCGTGCTGATCGACAGACAAAACGATGCCATCAAACTCAAGAACAAGAGCGGCGTGTTGGTGATGATCGACGGGCGTAAAAATTACATGTCGAACGAGACATTGATGCAATTTTTGAGCAACATGCCCAGTGACCAAATCGCTTCGATCGAGATTATTACCAATCCTTCTTCAAAATACGATGCTTCTGGAAATTCGGGAATTATCAACATAAAATTGAAGAAAAATAAGGCCTACGGCACAAACGGAAGCGTTTCGGTGGCGGTAGGAGATGCGTACATTCCAAATTCTGTCGACGACCTGTACCGTGCAAGTGAAAGCTTGAGCATAAACCACCGCAACAAAAAGTGGAACATTTTTGCCAATGCCAACTCGGGTAGAAATGCCTTTTACAACGACAACCACTTGATGAGAAGTACAAATTATGAAGGTTTGCGAAGCGAATTCGACCAAATTTCAAAACGACACGGCAGCGGTATGTACTATTCTGGTCGTCTGGGTGCAGATTATTTCTTAAGCGACAAAACCACTTTGGGGATTTTGCTCGACGGAAACGGTTGGGACGGCAAAATGAATTCGACGGGTTTGACAAACATTACAGAAATAATGAACGGGGAGCAAAATTACCGTTCGCTTATTCCGAACTCGGACCGTGATATGAAAAACTTGAACCTGACAGGGAATTTCAATGTCAAGCACAATTTCAACGACAAAGGCAAAGAGATGACTTTTGATTTGGATTACAGTTATTTCGACAACTACGCGTACCAATATTTCGACACAAGGTATTACAATGCCCTCGATGCGGGTGGTGAGCAAGACAGCACTTTGATTCAACAAAACAGAACGCCTTCGAAAATCAACATTTTCGCCAGTAAGCTCGACTTCGTAATTCCGGTGGAGAACAAAATGAAATTTGAATTCGGTGCGAAATCGTCTTATGTGAAAACCGACAATGATTTCAAGTTCGATTATCAGGCCGACGAGCAATGGGTAATGGATCCACGAAAAACAAACCATTTTATTTATACCGAATTTGTGAACGCCGCTTATGTGAATTTTGGTAAAGAATGGGATAAAGTGGGCTTGCAAACGGGGCTTCGTGCCGAGCATACACATTCGGTAGCCAATTCAGTTACGCTCGACAACTCGGTTACCCGCGATTATTTCAACCTTTTTCCTACGGTTTTCGTGAACCAGAAATTGGGTAAAGACCATGCCATGCGTTATTCGTACAGCCGCAGAATTGGTCGTCCGAATTACCAACAATTGAACCCATTCTTGTTCTTCCTCGATCCGTATACATATGAGCGTGGAAACGAGTACTTGACTCCGCAGTTTACCGATAATGTAGAATTGACCTACACGTTGAAAAACGCCATCAGTCTTTCATTGGGCTATGCATATACCAAAGACAATATTTTCGATGTAATTGAGCAAGATGACGAAACCCGTGTGACTTATCAGACTTCGAAAAACTTGCAGAAAGTAGAAAACTATTCGGCCAACCTTTCTTTCCCTGTGCCGGTTACGAAATGGTGGAGAATGCAAAATAATTTCAGCTTGTATTATGCACATTTTCAAGATCCTGATGTAAGCGGCGGAAGATTGGATGTAGGGCAATTGGCGTATAATTTCTACACTTCCAGCACGTTTACAATGAAAAAAGGCTGGTCGGCCGAAGCCAATATGTGGTATAATTCGCCTACGGTGTACGGTATTATTCGCACCACCAAACCACAGTTTGCCGTGAATGCAGGAATTCAAAAATCGCTTTGGGAAAAGAAGGCCAACATAAAATTGAATGTCAACGACCTGTTCTTGAATTCATTTTTCAATGGAGCCATCAATTACGAAAATGTGGATTTGAAAATCTCGAACAGATGGACAAGCCGCAGAGCCACATTGACCTTCACGTATAATTTTGGAAACCAAAACGTGAAAAGTAGCCGCCGCAGAAGCACAGCCACAGACGACCTGAAAAGCCGTGTGGGCGGAAACAATTAA
- a CDS encoding helix-turn-helix transcriptional regulator: MSDESVKRFDRIVSILIQLQSKKIVKAQDLADRFEVSLRTIYRDIRTLESSGVPILSEAGVGYSIMDGYRLPPVMFTKEEAGSFVAAEKLMEQFTDDSLGAYFSSAMYKVKSVLRGFEKDWIDAIESQVRINPVEDLFNKDIPNALEIIFESIAEKKQIFLKYRALNADAHTDRLIEPVGLFHERNAWYIMAFCHLRQDYRQFRTDRMLQIKRTETPFVNEHGLLDDYRKKPEEVEKTKVVVRVEKQVARFMRSNCNYYGLQSEELMGEEIEMTFMTREVEHGFLRWFLMFADYATIVEPLSLKIRLREILQEASRKASE, translated from the coding sequence ATGAGCGATGAAAGTGTAAAGCGATTCGACAGGATTGTGTCCATTCTTATTCAATTGCAATCGAAAAAGATTGTGAAGGCACAAGATTTGGCCGACCGCTTTGAAGTGAGTTTGCGAACAATTTATCGAGATATCCGTACCCTGGAATCTTCGGGAGTGCCCATTCTCAGTGAAGCCGGAGTGGGTTACAGCATTATGGACGGCTACCGATTGCCGCCCGTGATGTTCACCAAAGAAGAGGCGGGAAGCTTTGTCGCCGCCGAAAAACTGATGGAGCAATTCACCGACGATTCGCTTGGAGCCTATTTTTCTTCGGCCATGTACAAAGTGAAGTCTGTCTTGCGAGGCTTTGAAAAAGACTGGATCGACGCCATTGAGTCGCAGGTGCGAATTAACCCGGTTGAAGATTTATTCAACAAGGATATTCCCAACGCTTTGGAAATCATTTTTGAAAGCATTGCGGAAAAAAAGCAGATATTCTTGAAATATAGAGCACTGAATGCCGATGCACACACCGATCGCTTGATTGAACCCGTAGGTCTTTTTCATGAAAGGAATGCGTGGTATATTATGGCATTTTGCCATTTACGGCAAGATTATCGTCAATTTCGGACAGACAGAATGTTGCAAATAAAAAGAACCGAGACGCCATTTGTGAATGAGCACGGATTGCTCGACGATTACCGCAAGAAACCCGAAGAAGTGGAAAAGACCAAAGTGGTTGTGCGTGTAGAGAAACAAGTGGCGAGATTTATGCGAAGCAATTGCAATTATTACGGTTTGCAGAGCGAAGAACTCATGGGCGAAGAGATTGAAATGACTTTCATGACAAGAGAAGTGGAGCACGGATTTCTACGCTGGTTTCTCATGTTTGCGGATTATGCTACAATTGTTGAACCGCTATCTTTAAAAATTCGACTGAGAGAAATTCTACAAGAAGCCAGCCGCAAAGCCTCAGAATAA
- a CDS encoding GyrI-like domain-containing protein, with protein sequence MNKLDLKKVFKTYYNAKFKPELVQIASAQYLSVCGKGDPSSEEFAKKVEALYASAYTLKFRFKGEQMDFVVPKLEGLWWYDENKYPSKDYRGAVEEVPRDEWEYRLLIRLPDFVKEADVLWAKSAVWERKQLNFARELEFFTQEEGLCVQIMHLGPFSDEWVSLQKIVDFMEEQGLLRNGFHHEIYLSDYRKTPMDKLKTILREPVRKKLEAHSN encoded by the coding sequence ATGAATAAACTGGATCTGAAAAAAGTCTTCAAAACCTATTACAATGCCAAGTTCAAACCCGAATTGGTGCAAATAGCTTCTGCTCAATACTTATCTGTCTGCGGGAAAGGAGATCCCTCTTCCGAAGAGTTTGCTAAGAAAGTGGAAGCTCTTTACGCTTCGGCCTATACTCTGAAATTTCGTTTTAAGGGGGAACAAATGGATTTTGTGGTGCCCAAATTGGAGGGCTTGTGGTGGTACGATGAAAACAAATACCCTTCAAAGGATTATCGCGGAGCTGTGGAAGAAGTGCCGCGGGACGAGTGGGAGTACAGGTTGCTCATTCGCTTGCCCGATTTTGTGAAAGAAGCGGATGTTCTTTGGGCGAAATCAGCCGTTTGGGAAAGAAAACAATTGAATTTTGCCCGAGAATTGGAGTTCTTTACACAAGAGGAGGGACTCTGTGTGCAGATTATGCATTTGGGGCCTTTTTCAGACGAGTGGGTGTCTTTGCAGAAAATCGTGGATTTTATGGAAGAGCAAGGTTTGCTCCGCAATGGATTTCATCACGAAATATATTTGTCGGATTACCGAAAAACACCAATGGACAAACTCAAAACAATTCTCAGAGAACCCGTGCGTAAGAAATTGGAGGCTCATTCAAACTGA